A window of Thermococcus aggregans contains these coding sequences:
- the purB gene encoding adenylosuccinate lyase: protein MAIHPIDYRYGSEEMKRIWDEENKLQKLLDVEVALARAHAKVGNIPEESARVISERANTKYVKPERVKEIEAEIHHDIMAVVKALSEVCGEHGKYVHLGATSNDIIDTANALLIKESLEIVLKDLRELRSILKKLAKEHKYTVCIGRTHGQHAVPTTYGMKFAIWLDEIQRHIDRIEEAKERILVGQMSGAVGTMASFGEKGLEIQRLVMEDLGLKPARISNQIIQRDIYAELMAILALIASTLDKIALEIRNLQRTEILEVSEPFGKKQVGSSTMPHKRNPVRCEKVSGLARVIYSNVIPALLNNPLWHERDLTNSSVERVILPETFVLLDEMLKTMKTVLSGLEFFPENIKKNLYLTKNLIMAEPLMLKLTEKGMGRQEAHELVRQIAMKAFEKGRDLLEVVKESEAMKYLSEDDLNSLKPENYIGLAPQIVDNIIAYIEEVEKREKA, encoded by the coding sequence ATGGCCATTCATCCAATTGATTACAGGTATGGTAGTGAAGAAATGAAACGCATTTGGGACGAGGAGAACAAACTTCAAAAGCTTCTCGATGTAGAGGTTGCTCTTGCAAGGGCCCATGCAAAAGTCGGCAACATTCCCGAAGAAAGTGCCCGCGTTATTTCCGAGAGGGCCAATACAAAGTACGTAAAGCCTGAAAGAGTTAAGGAAATTGAAGCTGAAATCCACCACGATATAATGGCAGTCGTCAAGGCTCTAAGCGAGGTATGTGGGGAACACGGAAAATACGTTCATCTTGGGGCAACGTCCAATGATATAATCGATACTGCGAATGCCCTTTTAATTAAGGAATCTCTGGAGATTGTTTTGAAAGATTTGAGAGAGCTCCGTTCAATTCTCAAGAAGCTCGCAAAAGAACACAAATACACGGTGTGCATCGGGAGAACCCATGGCCAACATGCCGTCCCAACTACTTATGGGATGAAGTTCGCCATCTGGCTCGATGAAATCCAGAGACATATTGATAGAATTGAAGAAGCAAAAGAAAGAATCCTTGTTGGTCAGATGAGCGGCGCCGTTGGAACTATGGCATCTTTTGGTGAAAAAGGACTTGAGATTCAACGTCTGGTCATGGAAGACCTTGGGCTTAAGCCCGCCAGAATAAGCAACCAAATAATTCAAAGAGACATCTACGCAGAACTCATGGCGATTTTGGCTTTAATAGCATCAACTTTGGATAAGATTGCCCTTGAAATACGGAACCTCCAGAGAACCGAAATCTTGGAAGTAAGTGAGCCCTTTGGAAAGAAGCAGGTTGGCTCATCGACGATGCCCCACAAGAGAAATCCAGTAAGGTGTGAAAAGGTCAGTGGACTTGCGAGAGTCATTTATTCCAACGTTATTCCGGCTCTGCTCAACAACCCGCTGTGGCACGAGAGAGACCTTACTAATTCCTCAGTTGAGCGGGTTATCCTTCCGGAGACGTTTGTACTTCTGGACGAAATGTTGAAGACTATGAAAACAGTTCTCTCCGGTTTGGAGTTCTTCCCAGAAAACATAAAGAAAAACCTGTATTTGACAAAGAATCTGATAATGGCAGAACCTCTGATGCTTAAGCTTACAGAGAAGGGCATGGGGAGACAAGAAGCACATGAACTGGTGAGACAAATTGCCATGAAGGCATTTGAGAAGGGAAGAGATTTGCTGGAGGTAGTCAAGGAGAGCGAGGCTATGAAGTATTTAAGTGAGGACGACCTTAACTCGCTGAAGCCTGAAAACTATATAGGCCTTGCTCCTCAAATAGTGGACAATATAATAGCCTACATAGAAGAGGTTGAAAAGCGAGAAAAAGCCTAG
- the albA gene encoding DNA-binding protein Alba yields MAEEHVVFIGKKPVMNYVLAVITQFNEGAKEVSIRARGRAISRAVDVAEIVRNRFLPEVRVKEIKIGTEELPTADGRTANTSTIEIILEKP; encoded by the coding sequence ATGGCAGAGGAACATGTTGTCTTCATAGGAAAGAAGCCTGTTATGAACTATGTATTGGCCGTAATAACCCAGTTCAACGAGGGTGCAAAGGAAGTTAGCATCAGAGCAAGAGGTAGGGCTATCAGCAGGGCTGTTGACGTTGCAGAGATCGTCAGAAACAGGTTCCTTCCAGAGGTTAGAGTTAAGGAGATAAAGATCGGTACAGAGGAGCTTCCAACAGCTGATGGAAGAACAGCCAACACCTCAACAATTGAGATCATCCTCGAGAAGCCATGA
- a CDS encoding ArsR/SmtB family transcription factor encodes MEFERIDVRDERAKELAQILANETSLLILQLLQEKTLSMSEIAKELGIPMSTVSYHLDKMIRVGLVEVAGKKYGKRLQEVKLYRASSKPILLLPRGMPIKKHFLRVFEKIQIISLGISGLLASGVYALSNKLLTKNILREENITYTIEKAIPTSKALNETVMQPSTKTLIVPYILAILVFVVGSLLISRHLMKKKI; translated from the coding sequence GTGGAATTTGAAAGGATTGATGTGAGGGATGAGAGAGCCAAAGAATTGGCCCAGATCCTCGCAAATGAAACGTCTCTTCTAATACTACAGCTCCTGCAAGAGAAGACACTCTCAATGTCAGAGATAGCAAAGGAGCTTGGAATTCCAATGTCAACTGTCTCTTATCATCTGGATAAAATGATACGGGTAGGTCTCGTGGAGGTTGCAGGGAAAAAGTACGGCAAAAGACTGCAGGAGGTAAAGCTCTATAGGGCATCATCAAAGCCAATTCTTCTGCTTCCCAGAGGAATGCCAATCAAAAAACATTTTCTGAGAGTTTTTGAGAAGATACAAATAATAAGCCTGGGAATTTCGGGTTTGTTGGCCTCGGGGGTGTATGCTCTCTCCAATAAACTGCTCACGAAAAATATCTTGAGGGAGGAGAACATAACTTACACCATTGAAAAAGCAATCCCTACCTCCAAAGCTCTTAATGAAACCGTTATGCAACCTTCAACTAAAACTCTCATAGTGCCATACATTTTAGCAATTTTAGTATTTGTGGTGGGGTCTCTCCTAATTTCCCGACACTTGATGAAAAAGAAAATCTAA